A window of Kyrpidia spormannii genomic DNA:
TGTACGGGAGCGGCCGCCGACAGGCGGGCCGGGAAGAGCTCGGGACGTGATGGGCTCTCACCGGTCGGGACGCCAGATTCTGAAACTTCACTATTTACCTTAGATGACAAACCCTTCCCCGTTTACTCGACATCGGGAAAAAACGCAAAGGATCGGCCATACTGTCACATTTTGGCCATATTAACTCCCAGGATTTTTTGATATTATGGAAATAGACTCCTGAGCAGGGGATTGGCCGCACTAGGAGATAAGGGAAAGGGAGGGTTTGGTGGGTGAGGCCGAAACATCGCATCGGACTACTGTTTGTCATGGTAGGGCTCCTGTTTGGGCTGACCGGTTGCGGAAGGACCGATATGTCCGTTTTCGATCCGGCCGGGCCGGTGGCCAAGATGGAATTATCGGTGATTATGACCAGCGTGTACATTATGACCGGCGTATTTATTGTGGCGATGGCGATTCTCGTTTATGTGCTCATCCGCTTCCGTCGGCGGAAGGGGCAGGATTTGCCGCCAAAACAGGTGGAAGGAAACAATTGGATGGAGTTGACCTGGACCATTATTCCACTCATTCTTATGGGGATTCTGGCTGTTCCGACGGTGTCCACCGCCTTTGCGCTGGATCAGAAACAGACGGGTCCGAACACCATGAATGTCACGGTTAAGGCGTCTCAGTTTTGGTGGCAGTTTGAATATCCTGATCTGGGAATTGTAACGGCGCAAGCCTTACATATCCCCGTGGGAACCAAGGTCAACCTCAAGCTGGAAACCACCGATGTCATGCATTCGTTTTGGGTGCCCCGACTGGCCGGCAAGACCGACCTCATCCCCGGCCGGGTGAACACCATGTGGTTCGAGGCCAGTCAACCGGGCGAGTATCAAGGGAAATGTGCAGAATACTGCGGCCCGAGCCACGGTGTGATGGACTTTGTTGTCATTGCCGACACGCCGCAGCAATTCCAAGCCTGGGTTCAGAAGATGAAAAATCCCCAGGTGCAGCCGACGAGTGCGCAGGCGGCTGAGGGCGAGAAGTTGTTCGCGCAAAATTGCGCCACATGCCACGCCATTGCGGGAACCAACTTCAAAGGGGTTCTGGGGCCGGATTTGACGGGTTTTGCGGATCGTCCGAAAGTGGCTGGGGTGCTGGATAATAACCCCACCGATGTGGAGAAGTGGATCAGCGATCCGGCGGCGATCAAACCGGGCACCAAGATGCCCAAACTGCCCTTGAATCAGCAGCAGATCTCGGCGCTCTCCGCATTCTTGGAGGGGTTGAAATAACGACTCATCCCACGGCGGCTTGTTTCGAGGGGGCAGTTCGGTCGAAAAGGAGGGTTATGGGATGGCAAAACCGCTGGAAGAAGTGTTGAGCCATCACGTGCATACCGTCGAAGCGCCTCATAAGCGCCACTGGTTGTTGGACTATCTGTCGACGGTGGATCATAAAAAGATCGGGATCATGTATGTGCTGATCGGGGTGTTCTATCTGCTCGTCGGGGGCGTGGAAGCGCTTCTGATGCGTATTCAGCTGTTTGTGCCCAATAATCAGTTTGTGAGTTACCCGACCTTTAACGAATTATTCACCATGCATGGAACGAACATGATCTTCTTCGCAGCCATGCCTTTGATCTTCGGATTGGTCAACTTGATCATGCCGGTTCAGATCGGGGCTCGGGACGTGGCGTTCCCCTTCATGAACGCCGTCAGCCTATGGTTCACTTTCGTGGGGGCTTTGCTCGTAAACATCAGCTGGTTTTTTGGCCCTGCTCCAAGTGCCGGTTGGTTTGCTTATACCCCCATCGGGCTCGATAAGTATACTCCCGGCACAGGGATGGACTTTTACGTCATCGGCCTACAGATTGCGGGCTTCGGGTCGTTAATGGGCGCGATCAATTTCATCGCCACGATTCTCAACATGCGGGCGCCGGGCATGACCCTGCTCAGGATGCCGCTGTTCACGTGGACCAGCCTGGTGACCTCCGGCCTGATCGTGTTCGGATTTCCGCCGTTGACCGTAGGCCTGTTCTTGTATATGTTCGAGCGACTTTTTGGCGGCCACTTCTTCGATGCGACCATGGGTGGGAACCCGCTGTTGTGGACGCACCTGTTCTGGATCTTCGGACACCCAGAAGTGTACATCGTCGTGCTCCCAGCTTTCGGGATGATCTCCGAAGTGGTGGCGACCTTCTCCAGGAAGCGCATTTTCGGTTACACCTCCATGGTCATTGCGACAGTGTTGATCGGCTTTATCGGCTTCATGGTGTGGGTGCACCACATGTTCACGGTGGGCTTGGGGGCGATGGCCAACTCGATTTTTGCGATTTCCACGATGCTCATCGGTATCCCGACCGGGATGAAAGTCTTTAACTGGTTGTTCACCATGTGGGGCGGTCAGATCCGGTTCAAGCCCCCCATGATGTTCGCCTTGGGATTCCTGCCCACCTTCGTGATCGGCGGGTTCACGGGCGTGATGCTAGCGGCTGCTCCGGCGGACTTTCAGTATCACGGGTCCTACTTCGTGGTGGCGCACTTCCATTACACGTTGATCGGCGGCGTGGTGTTCGGTTTCTTCGCAGGTCTTTATTACTGGTTCCCGAAGATCACCGGCCGGATGATGAGCGAGGTGCTGGGCCATATCAATTTCTGGCTGATGTTCATTGGGTTCCACCTGACGTTCTTCCCGATGCACTTGGCCGGACTGTTTGGCATGCCACGCCGGGTACCCACCTACAACCCGGGTATGGGGCTGGAGATCTGGAACCAATTGTCGACGATCGGCGCCTTTATCATGGGTGTGTCGATGATCGTCTTCGCTGCCAATGTGGTGTATGCCTTCACCAAGGGCAAGGTGGCGGGGGCCGATCCCTGGGATGCCCGGACCCTGGAGTGGGCGGTTCCATCCCCGATTCCGGAGTACAACTTCGCTCAGACGCCTTTGGTGCGCGGCCTGGATCCCCTGTGGATCGCCAAAGAAGAGGGCTCGACGGTCCCGGCAGCCGAACCCTTGGGTCCCATTCACATGCCGTCGAATTCGTTTCTGCCTTTGGTGATGGCCGTCGGACTGTTTATCGCCGGATTTGCGGCTATCTACCATCGCCTCTTCTTCATCGTGCTGGGACTTGAGGTGATTGCATTGGCGATGTTTTATCACTCCCTCAATGACGACGAAGGACATCACATTCTTCCGGAGGAGAGCACTCGGGTGAGGGAGGTGCGGGCGTAATGGAAGCCATGGAAACTCAGCCCAGGCTGGTCAATGCCGGGGATCGGCTTGAATTAGGACCAGAAACAGCGACCCTTGAGGGGAAAAATAAGGTTCTTGGATTCTGGGTATTCCTGGGGGGCGAATGCGCCCTGTTCGCCTCCCTCTTTGCCACTTACCTGACCCTTCGAGGGCACACCCTAAACGGTCCGACTGCCCACGAGTTGTTTCACCTGCCGATCATCGGCCTGGCCACCATCTTGCTGTTGACGAGCAGCCTGACCGGCGTGCTCGGCATCAATGCCATGCACCGGGGCAACCTTGGCTCGCTTCTCCGTTGGTTGGGGGTCACTGTGTTGCTCGGCCTAGGGTTTTTGGCCGTGCAGGTAGTGGAATTCATCACCTACGCCGGAGAGGGATTCGGTTTCGGTACGAGTGCCTTCTCTTCCGCATTCTTTACCCTGGTCGGATTTCACGGTGGCCACGTGGCTTTCGGGGTGATCTGGATCTCGATCTTGATGCTCCAGTTGAGGCGAAGCGGAATTACCCCAAGGAAAGCGCCTAAGGTGTTCATCGCCAGCCTGTATTGGCATTTTGTCGACGTGGTGTGGGTGTTCATTTTTACCGTGGTCTATCTCATGGGCATCTTGGGGATTTCCTGAATCCACCAAGTCTGCGTTTGGTGTGAAAGGATGGTGCAAGGATGACGAACGTACCGACGGAGACCCACAACACCGGTACCGAATCCGGCTCCGGGCATGGGTCGGTTCGGAAACACATCATTTCCTTCGCGATTATGATTTTGTTTACGGTGATCGCCTTTGCG
This region includes:
- the coxB gene encoding cytochrome c oxidase subunit II, which gives rise to MRPKHRIGLLFVMVGLLFGLTGCGRTDMSVFDPAGPVAKMELSVIMTSVYIMTGVFIVAMAILVYVLIRFRRRKGQDLPPKQVEGNNWMELTWTIIPLILMGILAVPTVSTAFALDQKQTGPNTMNVTVKASQFWWQFEYPDLGIVTAQALHIPVGTKVNLKLETTDVMHSFWVPRLAGKTDLIPGRVNTMWFEASQPGEYQGKCAEYCGPSHGVMDFVVIADTPQQFQAWVQKMKNPQVQPTSAQAAEGEKLFAQNCATCHAIAGTNFKGVLGPDLTGFADRPKVAGVLDNNPTDVEKWISDPAAIKPGTKMPKLPLNQQQISALSAFLEGLK
- the ctaD gene encoding cytochrome c oxidase subunit I — translated: MAKPLEEVLSHHVHTVEAPHKRHWLLDYLSTVDHKKIGIMYVLIGVFYLLVGGVEALLMRIQLFVPNNQFVSYPTFNELFTMHGTNMIFFAAMPLIFGLVNLIMPVQIGARDVAFPFMNAVSLWFTFVGALLVNISWFFGPAPSAGWFAYTPIGLDKYTPGTGMDFYVIGLQIAGFGSLMGAINFIATILNMRAPGMTLLRMPLFTWTSLVTSGLIVFGFPPLTVGLFLYMFERLFGGHFFDATMGGNPLLWTHLFWIFGHPEVYIVVLPAFGMISEVVATFSRKRIFGYTSMVIATVLIGFIGFMVWVHHMFTVGLGAMANSIFAISTMLIGIPTGMKVFNWLFTMWGGQIRFKPPMMFALGFLPTFVIGGFTGVMLAAAPADFQYHGSYFVVAHFHYTLIGGVVFGFFAGLYYWFPKITGRMMSEVLGHINFWLMFIGFHLTFFPMHLAGLFGMPRRVPTYNPGMGLEIWNQLSTIGAFIMGVSMIVFAANVVYAFTKGKVAGADPWDARTLEWAVPSPIPEYNFAQTPLVRGLDPLWIAKEEGSTVPAAEPLGPIHMPSNSFLPLVMAVGLFIAGFAAIYHRLFFIVLGLEVIALAMFYHSLNDDEGHHILPEESTRVREVRA
- a CDS encoding cytochrome (ubi)quinol oxidase subunit III — its product is MEAMETQPRLVNAGDRLELGPETATLEGKNKVLGFWVFLGGECALFASLFATYLTLRGHTLNGPTAHELFHLPIIGLATILLLTSSLTGVLGINAMHRGNLGSLLRWLGVTVLLGLGFLAVQVVEFITYAGEGFGFGTSAFSSAFFTLVGFHGGHVAFGVIWISILMLQLRRSGITPRKAPKVFIASLYWHFVDVVWVFIFTVVYLMGILGIS